The Gammaproteobacteria bacterium genome window below encodes:
- the ftsH gene encoding ATP-dependent zinc metalloprotease FtsH, with product MNDMVKNLLLWAVIAVVLMTVFNNFAPRPETPDELDYSEFIKQVKSGNVQSVMISPDNRQITGMLENNEKFETNSPGDEKLLDTLLKYDVVVEAGEAKPRSLLLDILISWFPMLLLIGVWIFFMRQMQGGGSGRGAMSFGKSKARLMGEDQIKVTFADVAGVEEAKDEVSELVEFLRDPGKFQKLGGKIPRGVLMVGSPGTGKTLLAKAIAGEAKVPFFTISGSDFVEMFVGVGASRVRDMFAQAKKHSPCIIFIDEIDAVGRHRGAGLGGGHDEREQTLNQLLVEMDGFEGNEGVIVIAATNRPDVLDPALLRPGRFDRQVTVPLPDIRGREQILKVHMRKVPMGKDVRPDYIARGTPGFSGADLANLVNEAALFAARANKRTVDMEEFERAKDKILMGAERKSMVMDEEEKKNTAYHESGHAIVGRLVPDHDPVYKVTIIPRGRALGVTMFLPEEDRYSHSKQRLESQISTLFGGRIAEEITLGADRVTTGASNDIERATELARAMVTRWGLSEKMGPLSYGEDDGEVFLGHSVTQHKSVSDDTANSIDQEIRRIIDTNYERAEKILNENMDKLHAMAKALIKYETIDKDQINEIMEGKVPSPPKDWMDDDKPDSGSTASSSQDEKDSGPIGGPAGEH from the coding sequence TTGAACGACATGGTAAAAAATTTATTGCTTTGGGCTGTGATTGCAGTCGTCTTAATGACTGTTTTCAATAACTTTGCACCACGCCCAGAGACGCCAGATGAACTTGATTATTCTGAGTTCATAAAACAAGTTAAATCAGGCAACGTTCAATCGGTAATGATTAGTCCCGATAATCGCCAGATTACGGGTATGCTCGAAAATAACGAAAAGTTTGAAACGAATAGTCCAGGCGATGAGAAGTTATTAGATACATTACTTAAATATGATGTGGTGGTTGAGGCGGGTGAAGCAAAGCCGCGTTCATTACTTTTAGATATATTAATTAGCTGGTTCCCAATGTTATTGCTCATTGGTGTGTGGATATTCTTCATGCGCCAGATGCAAGGTGGTGGTTCTGGTCGTGGCGCGATGTCATTTGGTAAGAGTAAAGCGCGCTTAATGGGTGAAGATCAAATAAAAGTCACGTTTGCTGATGTAGCAGGCGTTGAAGAAGCAAAAGATGAAGTTTCCGAACTGGTAGAATTTTTACGTGATCCAGGTAAGTTTCAAAAACTGGGTGGTAAAATTCCTCGCGGTGTTTTAATGGTAGGTTCACCGGGTACTGGTAAAACCTTATTAGCGAAAGCCATTGCAGGTGAAGCTAAAGTTCCTTTCTTTACTATCTCTGGTTCAGACTTTGTTGAGATGTTTGTCGGTGTGGGCGCATCACGTGTACGTGATATGTTTGCTCAAGCTAAGAAACATTCCCCATGTATTATCTTTATCGATGAGATTGATGCAGTAGGTCGGCACCGTGGCGCAGGTCTTGGTGGCGGGCATGATGAACGTGAACAAACTCTTAATCAATTGCTGGTTGAGATGGATGGATTTGAAGGTAACGAAGGCGTAATCGTGATTGCTGCAACTAACCGGCCTGATGTTTTAGATCCAGCGTTACTTCGCCCTGGTCGATTTGATCGTCAAGTAACGGTTCCACTACCAGATATTCGTGGTCGTGAACAAATCCTTAAAGTACATATGCGTAAAGTCCCTATGGGTAAAGATGTTCGACCAGATTACATTGCCCGTGGAACTCCTGGTTTTTCCGGTGCAGATTTAGCAAACTTGGTGAATGAAGCAGCTTTGTTTGCTGCACGTGCAAATAAACGTACGGTAGACATGGAAGAGTTTGAGCGCGCCAAAGATAAAATTCTTATGGGCGCAGAACGTAAGTCCATGGTGATGGATGAAGAAGAAAAGAAAAACACTGCATATCATGAATCGGGTCACGCTATTGTGGGTCGCTTAGTTCCTGATCATGATCCGGTTTATAAGGTAACCATTATTCCACGAGGACGTGCACTAGGTGTGACGATGTTTTTGCCAGAAGAAGACCGCTACAGCCACAGTAAGCAACGTTTAGAAAGTCAGATTTCCACTTTGTTTGGTGGTCGTATTGCAGAAGAAATCACTTTAGGGGCTGACCGTGTAACTACCGGTGCATCTAATGATATAGAACGTGCAACTGAACTAGCACGCGCGATGGTAACTAGATGGGGTTTGTCTGAGAAAATGGGTCCACTCTCTTATGGTGAAGATGACGGTGAAGTTTTCTTAGGTCATTCTGTAACGCAGCACAAATCAGTTTCAGATGACACTGCAAATTCCATAGATCAAGAGATTCGTCGTATCATTGATACTAATTATGAGCGTGCAGAAAAAATTCTTAATGAAAACATGGATAAGTTGCATGCGATGGCGAAAGCATTGATTAAATATGAAACCATCGATAAAGATCAAATCAATGAAATTATGGAAGGCAAAGTACCTAGTCCGCCTAAAGATTGGATGGATGATGATAAGCCTGATTCTGGTTCTACTGCATCGTCTTCACAAGATGAAAAAGATTCTGGTCCAATAGGTGGACCGGCAGGTGAGCACTAG
- the nuoE gene encoding NADH-quinone oxidoreductase subunit NuoE, with product MNEISSKKSVLSDHLQDEIEDWISRYPVDQKQSAVLGALRALQHEEGYLPVEKMDAIAEYLEMPAIAVYEVASFYSMFELKPVGRHTISVCTNLSCMLRGADEIVEHLKNKLGIDIGESTPDGKFYLKKEEECLAACCGAPMMQVDHVYKENLTIEKVDDILEQLDG from the coding sequence ATGAACGAGATCTCTAGTAAAAAATCAGTTCTATCAGATCATTTGCAAGACGAAATTGAAGATTGGATTTCGCGCTACCCAGTGGATCAAAAGCAGTCAGCTGTGCTAGGCGCTTTACGTGCTTTGCAACATGAAGAAGGCTACCTGCCAGTGGAAAAAATGGATGCCATAGCGGAGTATTTAGAAATGCCTGCTATAGCGGTATATGAAGTTGCATCGTTTTATTCCATGTTTGAATTGAAGCCAGTAGGCAGGCATACAATTTCTGTATGCACTAACTTATCTTGCATGCTTCGAGGTGCAGATGAGATTGTTGAACATTTAAAAAATAAACTTGGTATTGATATAGGTGAAAGTACACCAGATGGAAAGTTTTATTTAAAAAAAGAAGAAGAATGTTTAGCGGCATGTTGTGGTGCGCCAATGATGCAAGTAGATCATGTATACAAAGAAAATCTAACCATTGAAAAAGTCGATGATATCTTAGAACAATTAGACGGCTAA
- the greA gene encoding transcription elongation factor GreA yields MNRVPLTVKGAEKLRAELDELKNVKRPQIIEAIATARAHGDLKENAEYHAAREQQSFAEGRIKEIEGKLSNAEVIDVTKVNANGRVVFGATVILADEDSGDEVTYKIVGEDEADIKQGMISVTSPIARAMIAKEEGDLITVEAPAGNKDYEVVEVRYE; encoded by the coding sequence ATGAATAGAGTTCCATTAACCGTTAAGGGTGCTGAAAAATTACGCGCTGAATTAGACGAGCTTAAGAATGTTAAGCGACCTCAGATTATCGAGGCTATAGCAACCGCACGTGCACACGGTGACCTAAAAGAAAATGCAGAATATCATGCAGCAAGAGAACAACAGTCATTTGCAGAAGGTCGTATTAAAGAGATTGAAGGAAAATTATCTAATGCTGAAGTTATTGATGTAACTAAAGTAAATGCTAACGGTCGTGTTGTGTTTGGTGCAACGGTTATATTGGCAGATGAAGATAGCGGTGACGAAGTTACCTATAAAATAGTTGGTGAGGATGAGGCCGATATTAAGCAGGGTATGATTTCTGTAACTTCTCCGATAGCTCGTGCAATGATTGCAAAAGAAGAAGGTGATTTGATTACGGTTGAAGCGCCTGCGGGGAACAAAGACTATGAAGTAGTTGAAGTCCGCTACGAGTGA
- a CDS encoding NADH-quinone oxidoreductase subunit D — MADLHNYTMNFGPQHPAAHGVLRLVLEMDGEVVQRADPHIGLLHRATEKLAESKPYNQSIGYMDRLDYVSMMCNEHAYVMSIEKLSGIEVPERAQYIRVMFDEITRILNHLLWLGAHALDIGAMTVFLYAFREREDLMDCYEAVSGARLHATYYRPGGVYRDLPDEMPKYTKSRWHDEKEVKKLNEARTGSFLDFIEDFTKRFPACVDEYETLLTDNRIWKQRTVDIGIVTPERALQLGFTGPMLRGSGIEWDLRRKQPYDTYNEIDFKIPIGVNGDCYDRYLVRMEEMRQSNEIIKQCITWLRNNPGPVMVDDHKVSPPSRGDMKMGMEELIHHFKLFTEGYCLPEGEVYSAIEHPKGEFGIYLISDGANKPYRVKIRAPGFAHLAALDEMSRGHMLADVVAIIGTQDIVFGEIDR; from the coding sequence ATGGCTGATTTACATAATTACACAATGAATTTTGGGCCGCAGCATCCTGCAGCACATGGGGTGTTACGTCTAGTGTTGGAGATGGATGGTGAGGTTGTGCAGCGCGCTGATCCACATATTGGTTTATTGCATCGCGCAACCGAAAAACTTGCCGAAAGTAAACCGTATAACCAAAGCATTGGTTACATGGATCGACTCGATTACGTATCCATGATGTGTAATGAGCACGCATATGTTATGTCGATTGAAAAGTTATCCGGTATTGAAGTGCCTGAACGGGCGCAATATATCCGTGTAATGTTTGATGAAATTACTCGAATCCTTAATCATTTATTGTGGTTGGGTGCACATGCTTTAGATATTGGTGCGATGACCGTATTTTTATATGCGTTTCGTGAGCGTGAAGATCTAATGGATTGTTATGAAGCTGTATCAGGTGCGCGTTTGCATGCTACTTATTATCGCCCGGGCGGTGTCTACCGTGATCTGCCGGATGAAATGCCAAAATATACTAAATCACGTTGGCATGATGAAAAAGAAGTAAAAAAGTTAAATGAAGCGCGAACCGGTTCTTTTTTAGATTTTATCGAAGACTTTACCAAGCGTTTTCCAGCTTGTGTAGACGAATACGAAACACTATTAACTGATAATCGCATTTGGAAGCAGCGCACGGTTGATATAGGTATTGTGACTCCCGAACGTGCATTGCAGTTAGGATTTACAGGACCAATGTTACGCGGTTCTGGAATAGAGTGGGATTTGCGTCGCAAGCAGCCATACGATACCTACAACGAAATTGATTTTAAAATTCCAATTGGTGTAAATGGTGATTGCTATGATCGCTATCTTGTTCGTATGGAAGAAATGCGCCAATCCAATGAAATAATTAAACAATGTATAACTTGGCTTAGAAATAATCCTGGGCCAGTGATGGTAGATGATCATAAAGTATCACCGCCATCACGTGGTGATATGAAAATGGGCATGGAAGAACTGATTCATCATTTTAAGTTATTTACTGAAGGTTATTGTTTGCCTGAAGGGGAAGTGTATTCGGCCATTGAGCATCCTAAAGGTGAATTTGGAATCTATTTAATTTCAGATGGCGCCAATAAACCATACCGAGTAAAAATTCGCGCGCCTGGTTTTGCGCATCTTGCTGCTCTAGATGAAATGTCGCGTGGGCATATGCTTGCAGATGTTGTAGCGATTATTGGTACTCAAGATATCGTGTTTGGAGAGATAGATCGATGA
- a CDS encoding NADH-quinone oxidoreductase subunit B, whose translation MSPLEQSFHDQGFHDKGFATTKLDDLINWARTGSMWPMTFGLACCAVEMMHAGAARYDLDRFGVMFRPSPRQSDVMIVAGTLVNKMAPALRKVYDQMADPKWVISMGSCANGGGYYHYSYSVVRGCDRIVPVDVYVPGCPPTAEALLYGILQLQNKIRRTNTIAR comes from the coding sequence ATGAGTCCACTAGAACAAAGCTTTCATGATCAAGGTTTTCATGACAAAGGTTTTGCAACAACCAAACTTGACGATTTAATTAATTGGGCACGAACAGGTTCAATGTGGCCGATGACATTTGGTTTAGCTTGTTGTGCAGTAGAAATGATGCATGCAGGTGCAGCGAGATATGATCTTGATCGCTTTGGTGTAATGTTTCGTCCGAGTCCTAGGCAATCGGATGTGATGATTGTCGCCGGAACATTAGTAAATAAAATGGCGCCTGCATTACGTAAGGTTTATGACCAAATGGCTGATCCTAAGTGGGTGATTTCGATGGGTTCATGTGCAAATGGTGGTGGTTATTATCACTATTCCTATTCAGTAGTGAGAGGCTGTGACCGCATCGTACCGGTTGATGTGTATGTGCCAGGTTGTCCTCCCACTGCAGAAGCACTGCTATACGGTATATTGCAGTTACAAAATAAAATTCGTCGCACCAATACTATTGCACGTTAA
- the rlmE gene encoding 23S rRNA (uridine(2552)-2'-O)-methyltransferase RlmE, with the protein MKSKAWLKEHNDDPFVKRAIKEGWRSRAVYKLEELDKKYNLIHQGKNIVDLGAAPGGWSQYVAKKVGKTGKLIAIDVLDMDAINNVHFLKGDFTEQDIYESLRELVGQNPIDLVLSDMAPNISGINSVDQPKAMYLAELAVEFSVEVLAPDGGLVVKLFQGTGFDDYVKILRSKFSKVLIRKPEASRPRSREMYALATHIKL; encoded by the coding sequence ATGAAAAGTAAGGCCTGGTTAAAAGAACATAATGATGATCCATTTGTTAAACGCGCGATCAAAGAGGGTTGGCGTTCGCGTGCGGTTTATAAATTAGAAGAGCTTGATAAAAAATACAATCTTATTCATCAAGGAAAGAATATTGTTGATTTAGGTGCTGCCCCTGGAGGTTGGAGTCAGTATGTGGCTAAGAAAGTGGGTAAGACCGGTAAGTTGATCGCTATTGATGTACTGGATATGGATGCAATAAATAATGTGCATTTCTTAAAGGGTGACTTCACCGAGCAAGATATATATGAATCTTTGCGTGAATTAGTGGGTCAAAACCCTATAGACCTTGTTTTAAGTGATATGGCCCCCAATATTAGTGGTATCAACAGCGTTGACCAGCCAAAGGCCATGTATCTAGCAGAATTAGCCGTTGAGTTTAGTGTTGAGGTCTTGGCGCCGGACGGTGGTCTGGTAGTGAAACTGTTTCAAGGCACTGGTTTTGATGATTATGTAAAAATATTGCGCTCAAAATTCAGTAAAGTATTGATTCGTAAGCCAGAAGCGTCCAGACCGCGTAGCCGTGAGATGTATGCCCTGGCCACTCATATTAAGTTATAG
- the secG gene encoding preprotein translocase subunit SecG, producing the protein MNTLYSILVSIDVLLAIGIIGLILIQHGKGADVGAAFGSGASGTVFGSQGSASFLTRLTAILATLFFINSLALAYLASNRPVAESVIDNVEQTEINTTVTDIPDVESMKESESSDLPDQEMGVEDDMPVDTQTDAISNDSLNEVQDSMDAIKEEVESTLDNVTPDDVPE; encoded by the coding sequence ATGAATACTTTATATAGCATCTTAGTTTCCATCGATGTGCTGCTTGCAATTGGCATTATTGGATTAATTCTTATTCAACATGGTAAAGGTGCTGATGTTGGGGCGGCGTTTGGTAGCGGTGCCTCCGGAACCGTATTTGGTTCGCAAGGTTCAGCGTCTTTCTTAACGCGTTTGACTGCGATACTTGCAACATTATTTTTCATAAATAGTTTAGCGCTTGCATATTTAGCGAGTAATCGACCTGTTGCAGAAAGTGTCATCGACAATGTTGAACAAACAGAAATAAATACGACTGTTACCGATATTCCCGATGTTGAAAGTATGAAGGAATCAGAGTCTTCTGATCTACCAGACCAAGAGATGGGTGTTGAAGATGATATGCCTGTGGATACACAAACTGATGCTATCTCTAATGATTCGTTAAACGAAGTTCAAGACAGCATGGATGCGATTAAAGAAGAGGTTGAAAGCACTCTGGATAATGTGACGCCAGACGACGTTCCAGAGTAA
- a CDS encoding triose-phosphate isomerase, with product MRQPLVAGNWKLNGSLDSISELISGIQEHLSTVKNAELAVCPPYIYLSHVQKLLEGSDISIGAQDCSDQESGAYTGEVAAAMVKEFGCKYNIIGHSERRHVYGDSNEKVATKFAHVIKNGLVPILCVGETLEEREAGHTEVVVASQINAVLDLFGIGAFKKAVIAYEPVWAIGTGQVATPAQAQEVHKEIRLTLDAQNKDIAANIRILYGGSMKPDNARELLQQPDIDGGLIGGAALKADDFIGIALAAN from the coding sequence ATGCGTCAACCACTGGTAGCAGGAAACTGGAAGTTAAATGGCTCGCTGGATAGTATTTCGGAGCTAATTTCTGGTATTCAGGAGCATTTATCTACTGTGAAGAATGCTGAGCTCGCGGTGTGCCCACCTTATATTTATTTGTCTCATGTGCAGAAATTATTAGAGGGTAGCGATATATCGATTGGTGCCCAAGATTGTTCTGATCAAGAAAGTGGTGCATATACGGGTGAAGTTGCGGCCGCGATGGTGAAAGAGTTTGGCTGTAAGTACAACATCATTGGTCATTCTGAACGCCGACATGTCTATGGAGATAGTAACGAAAAAGTTGCAACAAAATTTGCCCATGTTATAAAAAATGGATTAGTACCAATTTTGTGTGTAGGTGAGACATTAGAAGAGCGTGAAGCCGGGCATACGGAAGTAGTAGTGGCTTCACAGATTAACGCTGTGCTTGATCTATTTGGTATAGGGGCATTTAAAAAAGCAGTGATCGCATATGAGCCTGTATGGGCAATTGGAACAGGACAAGTTGCCACCCCAGCTCAAGCGCAAGAAGTGCACAAAGAAATTAGACTTACCTTGGATGCGCAAAATAAAGATATTGCGGCGAATATTCGAATTCTTTATGGTGGCAGTATGAAGCCTGATAATGCGCGGGAATTATTACAACAACCCGATATTGATGGCGGTTTGATTGGTGGGGCAGCGCTTAAGGCTGATGATTTTATTGGAATTGCCCTTGCTGCAAATTAA
- the glmM gene encoding phosphoglucosamine mutase produces the protein MERKYFGTDGIRGRVGDGVMTPEFVLKLGWAVGRVLCSENNNLVLIGKDTRISGYMFESVLEAGLSAAGVDARLLGPMPTPAVAYLTRTLRAAAGIVISASHNPYYDNGVKFFSSEGKKLPDSIELEIESQLDKPLEVVASDQLGKVERITDAAGRYIEFCKSTIPTRITLNGLKIVLDCAHGATYHIAPNVFTELGAEVISLSSKPNGLNINEKCGATDPKALRMAVIEHHADLGIAIDGDGDRLIMVDDTGAIVDGDELLYVIAQARKSENLLHGGVVGTLMSNLGLEHALRAQDIEFSRAAVGDRYVMEMLKERSWLLGGESSGHIICLDRTTTGDAIISALQVLQVLVNQQVSLRDAKSGMSKYPQILINVPIKAKIDLDNTPQIQQAVKDAESDLADTGRVLLRPSGTEPLVRVMVEGVDAPKVQQLAQQIADSVSAAC, from the coding sequence ATGGAACGAAAATATTTTGGTACCGATGGAATCCGCGGTCGCGTAGGCGACGGGGTGATGACGCCTGAGTTTGTATTAAAATTGGGTTGGGCTGTGGGTCGAGTTTTATGTAGCGAAAATAACAATTTAGTTTTAATTGGCAAAGACACGCGTATTTCCGGTTATATGTTTGAGTCGGTGTTAGAAGCAGGACTTTCTGCTGCAGGTGTTGATGCGCGTTTATTGGGCCCTATGCCTACTCCTGCGGTTGCGTATTTAACTCGCACATTGCGTGCAGCAGCTGGAATTGTAATTAGTGCTTCACATAACCCTTACTACGATAACGGTGTTAAGTTTTTTTCTTCTGAAGGAAAAAAACTTCCAGACTCGATCGAATTAGAAATTGAAAGCCAACTGGATAAGCCGTTAGAAGTAGTTGCTTCTGATCAACTTGGAAAAGTTGAGCGTATAACGGATGCCGCTGGGCGATATATTGAGTTTTGTAAGAGTACTATCCCAACGCGAATTACATTAAATGGTTTAAAGATCGTACTTGATTGCGCGCACGGAGCTACTTATCACATTGCTCCAAATGTATTTACAGAATTAGGCGCTGAAGTCATTAGTCTCTCATCTAAACCAAATGGTTTGAATATAAATGAAAAATGTGGCGCAACCGATCCAAAAGCATTGCGTATGGCTGTTATTGAGCATCATGCTGATTTAGGAATTGCGATTGATGGTGATGGTGATCGTTTAATAATGGTAGATGATACTGGTGCAATAGTAGATGGCGACGAACTTTTATATGTCATCGCACAAGCACGAAAAAGTGAAAATCTTTTGCACGGCGGAGTGGTTGGAACATTGATGAGCAATCTAGGGCTTGAGCACGCATTACGTGCACAAGATATTGAGTTTAGTCGCGCTGCGGTAGGTGATCGTTATGTCATGGAAATGCTCAAGGAGCGTTCATGGTTGCTTGGGGGAGAATCTTCTGGACATATTATATGTTTGGATAGAACCACTACGGGAGATGCGATTATTTCAGCCTTGCAAGTATTACAAGTATTGGTAAATCAGCAAGTCAGCTTGCGTGATGCCAAGTCAGGGATGAGTAAATATCCGCAGATACTTATTAATGTACCGATTAAAGCTAAGATTGATCTAGATAATACGCCGCAAATTCAACAAGCCGTAAAAGATGCAGAATCTGACCTTGCTGATACAGGGAGAGTGCTACTTAGACCTTCTGGGACTGAACCGCTTGTACGGGTGATGGTTGAAGGTGTAGATGCACCAAAAGTTCAGCAATTAGCCCAGCAGATTGCGGACAGCGTAAGCGCCGCTTGCTAA
- a CDS encoding NADH-quinone oxidoreductase subunit A yields MIENYLPVLIFIVIASVFGGAIMFLGLARIGLGPHVKDAAKESPYECGFEAFEDARMQFDVRYYLVAILFIIFDLEIAFLFPWAVAIREVGLVGFVSMAIFLIILTIGFIYEWKKGALDWD; encoded by the coding sequence ATGATTGAAAACTACCTTCCAGTTTTAATTTTTATTGTCATAGCCTCAGTTTTTGGTGGAGCCATAATGTTTTTGGGTTTAGCCCGAATAGGTTTGGGACCACATGTAAAAGATGCAGCAAAAGAATCACCTTATGAGTGTGGTTTTGAAGCATTTGAAGATGCACGCATGCAATTTGATGTGCGTTACTACTTGGTGGCTATTTTATTCATCATTTTTGATTTGGAAATTGCTTTTCTATTTCCTTGGGCCGTGGCGATTCGTGAAGTAGGTTTGGTAGGTTTTGTCTCAATGGCAATCTTTTTAATCATTCTTACCATCGGCTTTATCTATGAATGGAAAAAAGGTGCGCTTGATTGGGATTAA
- a CDS encoding NADH-quinone oxidoreductase subunit C gives MQDQLNKLSTELQRVFASSLQSVEIKYDELTILVHPDELLRVLSKLNSASEFKFDQLIDLAGVDYLEFGTDEWNTETPSSSGFSRGVEKASFGRFTFDDAKQGTEMDGPRYAVVYHLLSVANNLRIRVKVYCEDNELPILSSVTGLWSCADWYEREAFDLFGIVFESHPDLRRILTDYGFTGHPFRKDFPLVGHVEVRYDPDQKRVIYQPVSIEPRINVPKVIRDDHRFEEGQSADQSEGQSEGKSEKEAADG, from the coding sequence ATGCAAGATCAACTCAATAAATTAAGTACTGAGCTGCAACGTGTATTTGCATCTTCGCTACAGTCAGTAGAAATTAAATATGATGAACTTACAATCCTTGTTCATCCAGACGAACTATTGCGCGTGCTTTCAAAACTAAACAGTGCATCAGAATTTAAATTTGATCAATTAATAGATTTAGCGGGCGTTGATTATTTAGAGTTTGGAACGGATGAGTGGAATACTGAAACTCCTTCTTCTTCTGGATTTAGTCGAGGAGTAGAGAAAGCTTCTTTTGGTCGTTTTACTTTTGATGACGCTAAGCAAGGTACAGAAATGGATGGGCCGCGCTATGCAGTGGTTTATCATCTGTTATCTGTTGCGAATAACTTAAGAATACGTGTGAAAGTGTATTGCGAAGACAATGAGTTGCCGATCCTTTCCTCCGTGACAGGTTTATGGTCTTGTGCAGATTGGTATGAACGTGAAGCGTTTGATCTTTTTGGAATTGTTTTTGAAAGTCATCCAGATTTGCGGCGTATTCTTACAGATTACGGATTTACAGGTCATCCGTTCCGCAAAGATTTTCCATTGGTGGGTCATGTTGAGGTGCGTTATGACCCAGATCAAAAACGCGTTATCTATCAGCCGGTTTCAATTGAACCAAGAATTAATGTTCCGAAAGTGATTCGAGACGATCATCGGTTTGAAGAGGGTCAGTCAGCGGACCAATCAGAGGGCCAATCAGAGGGCAAGTCTGAAAAGGAAGCAGCTGATGGCTGA
- the nuoF gene encoding NADH-quinone oxidoreductase subunit NuoF, with the protein MQLNNVCYQTLKFDQPWTLENYLSVGGYSAWEKILRENTSPDEVIEQIKASGLRGRGGAGFPTGLKWSFMPRKAEIQSYVVCNSDEAEPGTCKDRDILRYNPHSVIEGIAIAAYAMRSSVGYNYLRGEFLDEPYIRFKQALDEAYAACYLGDNIMGTDFTFYLYDTLGAGAYICGEETALLESLEGKKGQPRFKPPFPANVGLYGKPTTVNNTETFASVPSIMREGAEWFAAMGVEKSGGTKCFSVSGHVNKPGNFEVPLGMPFSELLELAGGVTDGANLKAVIPGGSSVPVLPGEIMMNTNMDYESIAAAGSMLGSGAVVVMDDSTDMVKVLQRISRFYFSESCGQCTPCREGTGWLYRMLCRIVEGKGQLEDIDKLDDVATKIEGRTICALGDAAAMPVHSFIKHYRDEFVHYIEHGCSMLDVAKQKDAA; encoded by the coding sequence ATGCAATTAAATAACGTTTGTTATCAGACCTTAAAATTTGACCAACCATGGACGCTGGAAAATTATTTAAGTGTGGGCGGATATTCTGCTTGGGAAAAAATTCTGCGTGAGAATACTTCACCAGATGAAGTTATCGAACAAATTAAAGCTTCGGGTCTGCGTGGTCGTGGCGGCGCGGGCTTTCCAACAGGTTTAAAATGGAGTTTCATGCCGCGTAAAGCTGAGATTCAAAGTTATGTTGTTTGTAACTCAGATGAGGCTGAGCCTGGCACCTGTAAAGATCGTGATATTTTAAGGTATAACCCGCACTCAGTTATCGAAGGTATTGCCATTGCAGCATATGCCATGCGCTCTTCGGTGGGTTATAACTATTTGCGCGGTGAATTTTTAGATGAACCTTATATAAGATTTAAACAAGCCTTAGATGAAGCCTACGCTGCTTGTTATTTGGGCGACAATATAATGGGAACTGATTTCACTTTTTATTTGTATGACACATTGGGCGCAGGTGCATATATATGTGGTGAAGAGACGGCATTGCTAGAATCATTAGAGGGTAAAAAAGGCCAGCCTCGATTCAAGCCTCCGTTTCCAGCCAATGTAGGCTTGTATGGAAAACCGACTACCGTAAATAACACCGAAACTTTTGCTTCCGTACCAAGCATTATGCGCGAAGGTGCAGAATGGTTTGCCGCTATGGGTGTGGAAAAAAGTGGTGGTACAAAATGTTTCTCTGTGTCAGGACATGTGAACAAGCCTGGGAATTTTGAAGTGCCATTAGGCATGCCATTTTCAGAATTGCTCGAGTTAGCCGGCGGGGTAACGGATGGTGCAAATTTAAAAGCTGTGATACCTGGAGGGTCTTCTGTGCCTGTATTACCAGGCGAAATAATGATGAACACTAATATGGACTATGAGTCGATTGCCGCTGCGGGATCAATGCTTGGTTCAGGCGCAGTGGTTGTGATGGATGATTCCACTGACATGGTAAAAGTTTTGCAACGTATTTCACGATTTTATTTTTCTGAGTCTTGTGGCCAATGTACGCCATGTAGAGAAGGTACTGGCTGGCTGTATCGAATGTTGTGTCGCATTGTGGAAGGTAAAGGGCAGCTAGAAGATATCGATAAACTTGATGATGTTGCAACCAAGATAGAAGGTCGAACGATTTGTGCTTTAGGTGATGCTGCTGCTATGCCAGTGCATAGTTTTATTAAACATTATCGTGATGAGTTTGTGCATTACATTGAACATGGCTGCAGCATGTTAGATGTGGCTAAACAAAAAGATGCAGCATAA